AAACGTTCCCGTAAGTAGTTGGTAAGGTCCATTTGGGACATAAGGTTTGAGTTGGTGTTGAACAGTACAATGTTAGAGCAAGAATTTCAGGCATGGTGTCATGCCTTCCACAAACGCGCAGGTCAAGCCGGGGTTTCAGCCCGGACACTAGAGCTTTGCGCAAGCTATCTGCGGCCCGACCCGATGGTGCTTGAAAAGCAATCCAATCAGTCGGAGTTTACGCTGAACATATCACAATATCTGGATCGCGCGGTTTCGGATAAGCGCATTCGCAAGGGACGTGCGTGCTATCGCGAAAACCGGACGCTTTTGAACAGTATTTCAGAACAGTATGGCGTTGATGCACAGATCATTCTGGCCATCTGGGGGCTGGAGTCCGATTACGGCGCGACACGCGGTGACTGGCCGGTCTTGACGGCGCTTGGAACGCTGGCACAGTCTGGCCACCGTTCCGACTTCTTCGAAGATGAATTGATCGCTGCACTGTTGATCATTGATGCGGGCGACATTGCCCCTGCAGCAATGCTTGGATCCTGGGCCGGGGCGATGGGCCATGGGCAGTTCATGCCGTCAAGTTTTCAACACTTTGCTGTCGACAATGACGCGGACGGGCGGCGCGACATATGGGGTGATGATCCGCAAGACGGGTTAGCCTCGGTCGCGAATTATCTTGCCGAGCACGGCTGGCGCATGAGCCGCCCCTGTCGTGTCGAGGTCAAATTACCCGACGCTTTCGATCATGCCCTCGCAGGGCGGCAGACAAGCTTTCCAGTCGCAGAATGGGCTAGAATGGGTGTCAGTTCGGCGGATGGTGGCCCTGTTCCCGATTATGGTAACGCGTCGGTCATATTACCCTCTGGTGCCAGCGGCCCGGCTTTCATGACATTTGGGAATTTCGATGTGCTACTGACCTACAACCGGGCCGATGCCTATGCGATCGCGGTCGGGCTGCTCGCGGATCGGGTGCAAGGCGGGCGACCAATCAAAGCCAAATGCCCGGATGATCTGATTGTGTTGACGCGCGATGGGATGCGCGAGCTTCAGGAGCGATTGACAGCGGCCGGGTATGACACGTTGGGTACCGACGGTTTCCCCGGCCCCAATACGTCGGCTGCACTGCGTAAATATCAACGTGACAACGGGTTGGTCGCAGACGGGTTCGGGTCTGGCGCGATGCTGGAGCTTCTGCGCAACCAGAACTGACGAGAGAGTTATTCGAACTCCATTTCGGTGAACACCTGACCGGCGTTCTTGGTCGCCAATTCCTCAAACGTGTCATGGTGTGCGAACGGCGATTGATCGACGTAATAGGCATCTTCCAAGGTGCCTCCATTCTCCAGCAGCATCGCGATCTCACCACGCAAATGTTTCAGATAGCCGATCGTATGCGCCTCGACCTGGGCCATGTTGGTGGGATACCCGTGGCCCGGGATTACGTAGGTCGCGCCGAGCGGGGCAAAGGTGGTTTCCCACGTCTCGATCCAGCAGCTTGTGCAGGTGTCTTCGAAAATCGGGGGGATGCGGTTGTGAAAGGCCATGTCGCCCGCGATGATCAACTCGTCTTCGGGCAACCAGACTTGAATGTCACCGGGGCTATGGGCTGGGCCGGAATACAGTACGTCGATGATCTTGCCGCCCATCGAAATCGTTTCGTTTTCGTCAAACGTGCGGGTCGGTCCCATCGGGTCAGTGCCTTCGGCATTTTCGCGCGCGTAGCGGGTCATGCCGTCATAAATCTGAGCAGAGTATTCTTCGAACTCGTGGGCCGCATCGACATGGGCCAGCACGTCAACCCCTTGTTCGATCCAGTAATTGTTGCCCAGCATCGCATGTCCCTGCCCGTTCTCGTTAATCACGAGCTTGACGGGCTGGTCTGTAATCGCCTTGATCTCGTCGTGCAGAGCTTGCGCCAGCTTGTAGTTGGCGCCAGCATTGACCACGACGACCCCATCACCGGTGATGATGAAGCTAAGGTTATTGTTATGCCCGGCATTCTCATACCCCGGAGGAGCCGTGGCACCGATCGCGGACCAGATGCCGGGAATGACCTCAACCGGTTTTTCATAAAGGACCGAGCCTGGGTATTGGTCCGCGATATCCTCATCTGCGAAGGCAGGCAAGGCGATCAGGGTCAGGATGGCTGTGATGATGCGAAACATGGTGTCCTCCGGCAATCTGTTCGGATCAGATTGTCACATTCGAATGTGATTATCCAGCGTCAAGGCAGGGGCGCTGCCCCTACGGTCCAATTTGTCAATTGGACCCACCCCGGGATACTTCCGGCCAGAAGAAACAGTCAGGTGCGCGCAGTTTCGGCGGCAGTGCGGATGGCGCGGATGTTTTCGCCATAGATCTGCGGCTTGGCCACCGAGCCACCCTTGAAGACTGCAGAACCCGCGACCAGAACATCGGCGCCCGCTTCCGCCACAAGAGGAGCGGTTTCCGTGGTGACACCACCGTCAATCTGGATGTGGATCGGCCGGTCGCCGATCATCTGGCGCAAGCGCCGGGTCTTATCGACGCCGGAGCGAATGAATTTCTGCCCACCGAAACCGGGGTTCACCGTCATGATCAACACCATGTCTACAAGGTCGAGCACATATTCAATGCTTTCCAATGGCGTGCCCGGGTTCAGGCTGACACCCGCCTTGACACCTTGCGCCTTGATAGCCTGCAGGGTGCGATGGATGTGAGGCCCGGCCTCGACATGGGCGGTGATCATATCGGCGCCCGCTTCAGCATAGGCTTCGATATAGGGGTCGATCGGCGCGATCATCAAATGCACATCCATGAAGGTTTTTACATGCGGGCGAAACGCTTTCACAGCGGGTGGACCGAAGGTGAGGTTTGGCACGAAATGACCATCCATAACGTCCACATGCACCCAATCCGCGCCCTGAGCTTCGATGGCCTGAATTTCCTGACCAAAATTGGCGAAATCAGCAGAAAGGATTGAAGGGGCGATCTTGATGGAACGATCAAAGGACATAATGGGATCTCCGGCAGCGTTGGTTGCGCTTCTTATAACGGGATTATCGGATTTGCGAAGCGCGAATGCGCCCCGCATGCGCTACAGTCGAGACCTGAAACCCGCCAAAACCTGTGCATAGATGTCGCGCTTGAAGGGCACGATATTGGCCACCACCTCATCTGGATGCATCCAAGCCCATTGGCTGAACTCGGGGTGATCTGTTTCGATGTTCACTGCGCTGTCGTCGCCCAGAAAGCGCGCAAGATACCAGCGCTGTTTTTGCCCCTTGAAACGGCCCTTCCAAATTTTCGGCACGATGTCATGTGGTAAGTCATACGGCAGCCAGTCGGGAAACTCGGCTTCGATCTTCACGAGGTCTTGAGTGACACCGGTTTCTTCCCACAACTCGCGCAGGGCTGCGTCGCGCGGATCTTCGTCCTTGTCCACCCCGCCTTGGGGCATCTGCCAGGCTGTTTTGGTGCCCAGCCTTGGCGCATCGAGCCGTTGCCCGACGAAAACCTTTCCTTCACGATTCACCAGCATAATGCCGACACAGGGACGATAGGGCAGCTTTTCTATTTCAGCAGGTGTCATGGTAACTTCCTGGCCCAATGAGTTTTGTTAACGATACAGCGTTGTCATAGCGGGTCGAAACACAAAAGGGCCACCCTTAAGAGCGGCCCTTCAGTAAATTCCACGTCCGCCTATTGCGCCATGGCAATGGTCGACAAACCTTTGATCAAGTCAACCGCATAAGACAGCTGGAAGTCATCATCGCGCAGCTTGGCGGCTTCTTCAGCGGCTTCTCGCTCTT
This DNA window, taken from Aliiroseovarius sp. F47248L, encodes the following:
- a CDS encoding lytic murein transglycosylase produces the protein MLNSTMLEQEFQAWCHAFHKRAGQAGVSARTLELCASYLRPDPMVLEKQSNQSEFTLNISQYLDRAVSDKRIRKGRACYRENRTLLNSISEQYGVDAQIILAIWGLESDYGATRGDWPVLTALGTLAQSGHRSDFFEDELIAALLIIDAGDIAPAAMLGSWAGAMGHGQFMPSSFQHFAVDNDADGRRDIWGDDPQDGLASVANYLAEHGWRMSRPCRVEVKLPDAFDHALAGRQTSFPVAEWARMGVSSADGGPVPDYGNASVILPSGASGPAFMTFGNFDVLLTYNRADAYAIAVGLLADRVQGGRPIKAKCPDDLIVLTRDGMRELQERLTAAGYDTLGTDGFPGPNTSAALRKYQRDNGLVADGFGSGAMLELLRNQN
- a CDS encoding MBL fold metallo-hydrolase, whose translation is MFRIITAILTLIALPAFADEDIADQYPGSVLYEKPVEVIPGIWSAIGATAPPGYENAGHNNNLSFIITGDGVVVVNAGANYKLAQALHDEIKAITDQPVKLVINENGQGHAMLGNNYWIEQGVDVLAHVDAAHEFEEYSAQIYDGMTRYARENAEGTDPMGPTRTFDENETISMGGKIIDVLYSGPAHSPGDIQVWLPEDELIIAGDMAFHNRIPPIFEDTCTSCWIETWETTFAPLGATYVIPGHGYPTNMAQVEAHTIGYLKHLRGEIAMLLENGGTLEDAYYVDQSPFAHHDTFEELATKNAGQVFTEMEFE
- the rpe gene encoding ribulose-phosphate 3-epimerase, producing MSFDRSIKIAPSILSADFANFGQEIQAIEAQGADWVHVDVMDGHFVPNLTFGPPAVKAFRPHVKTFMDVHLMIAPIDPYIEAYAEAGADMITAHVEAGPHIHRTLQAIKAQGVKAGVSLNPGTPLESIEYVLDLVDMVLIMTVNPGFGGQKFIRSGVDKTRRLRQMIGDRPIHIQIDGGVTTETAPLVAEAGADVLVAGSAVFKGGSVAKPQIYGENIRAIRTAAETART
- a CDS encoding RNA pyrophosphohydrolase, which gives rise to MTPAEIEKLPYRPCVGIMLVNREGKVFVGQRLDAPRLGTKTAWQMPQGGVDKDEDPRDAALRELWEETGVTQDLVKIEAEFPDWLPYDLPHDIVPKIWKGRFKGQKQRWYLARFLGDDSAVNIETDHPEFSQWAWMHPDEVVANIVPFKRDIYAQVLAGFRSRL